From a region of the Malania oleifera isolate guangnan ecotype guangnan chromosome 12, ASM2987363v1, whole genome shotgun sequence genome:
- the LOC131144203 gene encoding F-box protein At5g50450-like, whose amino-acid sequence MVSRKKPQLSPHIAQKSDLFDALPDDLVLSILCMLSSAANSPSDVVSVRITYAACKRLNRLAVHPLVLRNAGLKAFDIKAGNWSASAERFLEQCASAGNVEAVYTLGVVRFYCLENRKSGISLMVKAALKAHALATYSMAVILFNSYGDPNYIKNYLRVAAKLCARAASLGHVDALRDLGYRLDRGHGLPRNVLTGRRLLERANALELSAALRRFFTSQEKYPTPWPSPHIFRQILEPKHADHLHHFIVALENWPLTGRSLQLFRRRFGGDLPLQSECGSDVSGPDPHPANRFLVGWFRLRSGSLAPGLRVCSHGWCGRPEIRPNEFYLCGACNEVYYCSRGCQVLDWKTGHHAQCSPAH is encoded by the exons ATGGTTTCCAGAAAAAAGCCCCAACTTTCTCCCCACATCGCTCAGAAATCCGATCTCTTCGACGCACTACCGGACGACCTCGTCCTCTCTATTCTCTGTATGCTCAGCTCCGCCGCCAATTCTCCTTCCGACGTCGTCAGCGTTCGCATCACTTACGCCGC GTGCAAGAGACTGAACCGATTGGCTGTTCATCCTTTGGTGTTACGCAACGCAGGACTGAAAGCATTCGATATTAAAGCCGGGAACTGGTCGGCATCCGCTGAACGGTTTCTAGAACAGTGCGCCTCCGCCGGTAATGTTGAGGCCGTCTACACCCTCGGCGTG GTTCGATTCTATTGTTTGGAGAATCGAAAGAGCGGTATTTCTTTGATGGTGAAAGCCGCACTGAAGGCCCACGCGCTCGCTACATACTCGATGGCCGTGATCCTCTTCAACAGCTACGGCGACCCCAACTACATCAAAAACTACCTGCGCGTGGCCGCTAAATTGTGCGCACGCGCTGCCTCCCTCGGCCACGTCGACGCCCTCCGCGACCTTGGCTACCGCCTTGATCGCGGTCACGGCCTGCCAAGGAACGTGCTCACCGGACGACGCCTCCTTGAGCGGGCCAACGCGCTCGAGCTCTCCGCCGCGCTCCGTCGCTTCTTTACGTCGCAGGAAAAATATCCGACGCCGTGGCCGTCGCCCCACATCTTCCGGCAAATCTTGGAGCCCAAGCATGCGGACCACCTCCATCACTTTATTGTCGCGCTGGAAAACTGGCCGCTTACAGGGCGGTCGCTGCAGCTCTTCCGGCGACGCTTCGGCGGCGACCTCCCCCTCCAGAGCGAGTGCGGGTCGGACGTGTCGGGTCCGGACCCACACCCGGCGAACCGGTTCCTGGTAGGATGGTTCAGGCTGAGGTCTGGGTCGCTTGCTCCGGGTCTAAGGGTCTGCTCCCACGGCTGGTGCGGACGACCCGAGATCCGACCCAATGAGTTCTACCTGTGTGGAGCCTGCAACGAGGTGTATTACTGCAGTCGCGGGTGCCAGGTGCTGGATTGGAAGACGGGCCATCATGCGCAATGCTCACCCGCCCACTGA